CCCCGAACGGACGGCCCATGCCCATGTCGGGAGGCGAAGCGTCGACTGGAGCCAGGTGCGCCCCGAGTGGGGCCTCTCCAACAATACCGCGTTTGTCATCGCGCGCCGCGAACTGACTCAGGGGCTCGACTTGAACGGGCGGGTATTTCTGCACTCCTACAACTATCGTGAAGATCCAAGCCAGCGTTTGCTCGAAGTGCTGCTCACAGCCCCGCAGGTCGTGGCACAATGGATCAACATGGAGCACTATTTTTCAGCGGTGGATAACGAGGTGTATGGGAGCGGCAGTAAGATTTACCACAACGTCGTAGGGCGGTTCGGTATCATGTCCGGGCCATGGAGCGATCTGCGACTGGGCTTGGCGAGGCAAACCGTCATGAACGGGGACATGCCGTACCACGAGCCGATGCGGCTGCTGACCATCGTAGAGGCCCCGCGAACATGGATCGAGAAGCTGATCGCCCGGCATGATGTGTTGCAACACTATTACCATAATGAATGGGTTCATCTGGTCGTGCTCGACCCGCAGGACGGAGACTGGTACCGATATCAACCAACCGGAGAATGGGCTTGCATTCCACCGGGGGAGAGTGAGCCCGTCACGTAATCTATTAACCTTGGACGAGGCGGAAGCCGGAAAGGAGCATTCCGATGGGCAGTTTGAGTTTGCATCCGATGAAAGAGATTCGGGTCATTGTTGCGGGGGAACATCGCCCATTCGTGACCGAGCTCCTGGACCGAGTTCACGCGAGCGGCTACACGATCATCGGGAATATTTCCGGAAAGGGACATCATGGAGTCCGAGAAGCGCATTTCATGTTCAGCGAGCAAGAGAGCCTTGAGATGATCTTGACGGTGGTACCGGAGGACAAGGTGGAGCCGATTCTTGCCGGGCTCCGTCCAATTTTTGAACGACATTCCGGCTTCGTGTATGTGGCGGAGGTGGCCGTCAGCCGACAAGAATACTTCGGGAAGAAGGGCGGAAATCCCTGAGCCGAAAGCGTTGCT
The sequence above is drawn from the Nitrospira sp. genome and encodes:
- a CDS encoding P-II family nitrogen regulator; its protein translation is MGSLSLHPMKEIRVIVAGEHRPFVTELLDRVHASGYTIIGNISGKGHHGVREAHFMFSEQESLEMILTVVPEDKVEPILAGLRPIFERHSGFVYVAEVAVSRQEYFGKKGGNP